A single Drosophila miranda strain MSH22 chromosome XR, D.miranda_PacBio2.1, whole genome shotgun sequence DNA region contains:
- the LOC117186103 gene encoding serine/arginine repetitive matrix protein 1-like, with product MNATENTPAKAHQRAAASAESPEVVDFTDFSDAEEPESAAKADEEAAPKPGVAEEPHTSDGDIYADMELNADEAGPADHEGPRDSPPRFSRRPSGFRRENLWSPPPYKRRAAPCSPEPGSPSFEEEFEDAGSSQHSFPEPETPSYAPMFEQEFEDAGYHQRRDPRTGRGIYRPERGLERYTPKPYNAYYDDGESEEEEPYGRQFIAETETFHHTVTPWGYAKFREAAEPIDYRSKPAAPARASPPHAEARPPTPASDPPRRPNPPEESAATTPTHAEAPHAEAAQGPPTEWPTWATEEGNAAPVRQAELTEPEEQWETGPDSGYPTMTLRRVKQPVAEETAPTPKTGEWEGQDELLVDSDLDEILRFLQDKSTREGQSPADFSLIEELYQPT from the exons ATGAACGCCACCGAGAACACCCCAGCTAAGGCGCACCAGAGAGCCGCTGCATCAGCAGAGTCACCCGAAGTCGTAGACTTCACGGATTTCTCCGACGCCGAGGAACCGGAGTCCGCTGCCAAGGCGGACGAGGAAGCTGCCCCGAAGCCAGGAGTAGCCGAAGAACCCCACACCTCCGATGGGGACATATACGCGGATATGGAGCTAAACGCCGACGAGGCAGGGCCAGCGGACCACGAGGGTCCCCGAGACAGCCCCCCGCGGTTCTCCCGCCGACCATCCGGGTTCCGTCGAGAGAACCTGTGGTCGCCGCCGCCGTATAAGCGACGAGCCGCGCCCTGCTCCCCGGAGCCAGGGTCACCGTCATTCGAAGAGGAGTTCGAAGATGCCGGTTCTAGCCAGCACAGCTTCCCGGAACCAGAGACGCCATCATACGCGCCGATGTTCGAACAGGAGTTTGAAGATGCCGGTTATCACCAGCGCCGCGATCCCCGAACCGGCCGTGGCATTTACCGCCCCGAGAGGGGGCTGGAGCGTTACACACCGAAACCATACAACGCGTACTACGACGACGGGGAGAGCGAAGAGGAGGAACCCTACGGTCGGCAATTCATAGCCGAAACAGAGACCTTTCACCACACGGTCACGCCATGGGGATACGC GAAATTCCGAGAAGCCGCGGAACCAATCGACTACCGCTCCAAACCGGCCGCCCCAGCCAGGGCAAGCCCCCCGCACGCCGAAGCGCGACCGCCAACGCCCGCATCGGATCCTCCCCGACGCCCCAATCCTCCAGAAGAGTCAGCGGCGACCACACCAACGCACGCCGAAGCGCCCCACGCGGAGGCAGCGCAAGGCCCTCCCACTGAATGGCCCACCTGGGCTACAGAAGAGGGAAACGCCGCTCCGGTTCGACAAGCGGAGCTGACCGAACCGGAGGAGCAGTGGGAAACGGGGCCGGACAGCGGGTACCCCACCATGACCCTACGGAGGGTAAAACAACCCGTTGCGGAGGAGACGGCGCCGACCCCCAAAACTGGGGAGTGGGAAGGACAAGACGAGTTGCTGGTGGACTCCGACTTGGATGAAATACTACGATTTCTTCAAGACAAATCTACGCGGGaggggcaaagtccagcggacttcTCCCTGATCGAAGAGCTGTACCAGCCCACCTAG